Proteins found in one Triticum aestivum cultivar Chinese Spring chromosome 4D, IWGSC CS RefSeq v2.1, whole genome shotgun sequence genomic segment:
- the LOC123100657 gene encoding stem 28 kDa glycoprotein, translating to MPTSMDEAVAALLIHALRPLLGSGKHAGVECDSWVLGVEAHNVCGANNVRDWKTVPASCEGYVGHYMLGKHFRRDSKIVIDQALAYVDSLKLAGNGKEVWVFDIDETTLSNLPYYAKHGFGATPFNATSFNAYVLEGSAPALPETKRLYNKLRSVGIKPVFLTGRTEDQRAITFTNLRRQGISGWMNLLLKQPGFKGSAVTYKSGKRQKLQDAGYVIVGNIGDQWSDILGVPEGARTFKLPDPTYYIG from the exons ATGCCGACGTCCATGGACGAGGCGGTGGCGGCGCTGCTGATCCACGCACTCCGGCCGCTGCTGGGCTCCGGCAAGCACGCCGGAGTGGAGTGCGACAGCTGGGTGCTGGGCGTGGAGGCGCACAACGTAT gcggcgccAACAACGTACGGGACTGGAAGACGGTGCCCGCCAGCTGTGAGGGCTACGTCGGCCACTACATGCTCGGTAAGCACTTCCGCCGTGACTCCAAGATCGTCATCGACCAGGCCCTCGCCTACGTCGACAGCCTCAAGCTCGCCGGCAACGGCAAGGAGGTGTGGGTCTTCGACATCGACGAGACCACCCTCTCCAACCTCCCCTACTACGCCAAGCACGGCTTCGG GGCTACACCGTTCAACGCGACGAGCTTCAACGCGTATGTGCTGGAGGGGAGCGCGCCAGCGCTGCCAGAGACTAAGAGGTTGTACAACAAGCTGCGCTCGGTCGGCATCAAGCCGGTGTTCCTCACCGGACGGACCGAGGACCAGAGGGCCATCACCTTCACCAACCTGCGCCGCCAGGGGATCTCCGGCTGGATGAACCTGCTGCTGAAGCAGCCCGGCTTCAAGGGCTCCGCGGTGACCTACAAGTCCGGCAAGAGGCAGAAGCTGCAGGATGCCGGGTACGTCATCGTCGGCAACATCGGTGATCAGTGGAGCGACATCCTCGGCGTGCCCGAGGGTGCCCGCACCTTCAAGCTCCCCGACCCCACGTACTACATCGGCTAG